TCGGCATCGGTTTTGGCGTATACGTGCGGAACGCCGTAGGTATCTTTGACAATCTCAATGCCCTTCGCCTGCTTTTGCAATGCCTTTACTTCCTGTGCCGAAAAGGGAGTCTGAGCCAAGGCAGAACCAATCCCCAGGCAAACAGTGGTAAGAACTATGTATAGTTTAGAATGCATACGGATCGATATTGGTTATTCGCATGATTGATAGAAACTTTCGACAGGATTTACAGGATTCACAAGATTGGTTTCTGATCTTTCTTGTGAATCCTGTAAATCCTGTCGAAAAATCACTTGAAAATGGTAACCGATTCAAACAGGCTTGGCGCAGAACGCGGGCTGTTTGGATTTGAGTTGAGTTCATTCTGCGAATAGATGAACCGACCAGGCAACTGACTACCGTTATTGGGTTTCAGCTTGACACCCAAGCCTTCAGCGCGTGTACGACGCTCGTCGTTCCAGCCCATGTGCTGGCCGTAGAACGTTACATACCGCTCTTCCAGAATCTCACGCAACAGTGCCTTATCGGCAGCAATCCCATCCTTGTTCTCGATACCACCGGCCGCAAAATCGGCAGCTACGTAGGGGTCGTATTTGTAGGTACCGGCTACTTTATACGTTGCATGCAGATAGCCCCCACTATTCAGAAAGCTCCGGTAGGTATTCAGATGCGCCAGTGCCGCATCGAAACCTTTGCCCGACCGCAAAGCCATTTCGGCCAGGGTCAAGATATTTTCCTGATAGGTCACAAGCGGGAAGCTGGCATCACGGGCAAAAAAGCCTCGGTTTGTTGTGGTCGTTAGGGTATTGGGTTCGATTACCCCCGGTGCATTCACGCCATTTTCCAGGTAATAGAACTTGAACCGGGCGGTTTCGTTGGTTTTAGCATTTCCCCGGTACGTCGCCGTTTTGGCCGGGTTGAGCAGTTCGGCATTGTAGGACCCTTCGGCCGTGATGCTCCCCGCCCGAATGTTGGTCAGGAAACTGTAATTCTGATTCTCGTTGGCGCTGGCCGTTGTCCCGTGTGTCGAATACATCGAGTTGGTATACGTGCTTACCCCTGCCAGAGCCGCTGTATACGCTTCGTTGTATTGTTTAAGATCGGTGTATAACCGAGCTTTCAGGGTATTGGCAACTTGTTTCCACTTTGTGAGATCGCCAGCAAAAAACAGGTCCTTTGTACCAACAGTCCCGATACCTGATTCGAGATCTGTGATGCCATCGTTCAACTGAGCAATCAGCTTTGGAATCAGCTCAGCCTGAGTCTCAAATCTGGGGTTTGGGTATTTCGTGGTATTGGCGGTTTCGGTAAAGGGCACATCCCCCCAGAGTTCGGTAGCCGTGCTGATGTTATGGGCCTGAATGATTTTAGTGATACCCGCCATGACCCGGTTGCCTAACTGATTCGCCTTGTCCAGTGCCCGCACCGCATTTTTGTTGGTTCCAGTGAAGAACAGGTTCCAGTCGTCGTCGAAATTGGCAGCGGTAATCTGATACTGCCCCCAGGTACCAAACTGCTGGAACGCGCCAAACCCATAGCCTGTCCAGACAATAGTGAGTCGGCTGGCCATCCCTTCCTGCGAAGCGATGTGTGCAACTTGTGTACCAGTAAAAATATATTCGGCCGAAGCGTCGGTAGGGTTGTTGGGGTCCTGGTTCATATCCGACACCAGCGACTCACAGGCAGAAGACGTCAGCCCAATCAATACGGCAAAAATGGCTTTATATCGTAGTTTCATGGAAGTAATAGGTAACGCGGGTGGAAACCCGCGATTATAAAGTAAACTATCGCGGGTTTCCACCCGCGTTACCATTAATAGTTGATTTTCAGACTAACGACCAGCGATTTAGTACTGGGATTATTGAAATAATCGACCCCACGGGCATTGCCTACACCCGATACGTTGGTTTCCGGATCAATACCCACCACCTTTGTCCAGAGCACTGGATTCCGGGCCGTAACGGCGAAACTGACCGATTCGAGTTTGGTTTTCTTGCGGAACCCGGCTGAGTTGAGTTGATAGCCCAGCGTAATTTCCCGAATGCGGGTCCAGCTTCCATCGCGTACAAACTGTTCTGTCAACTGCCCCGAGTGGCCACCAATAGAGGTGTAGAAAGACTGGTCCAGCAGCACCGGCCCTCCGCCGTAATCTTTTACGTTACCGCGAAGGGTTGTCCCCGCTTTGAACAGCGTCCCAGCGTAGTTGTACATGTCTTTCGATAGCGTCACTTCATTGCCCACATCGGCATAGGTGCCAAAATTGACCAATACGCCACGGGTTCCTTCGTAGAAATCGCCACCCTGGAAGGTCTCGAACAATACATTCAGCGACAGTTTTTTATAAGAGAGGTTCGTACCAAATCCACCACGCCAGTCGGGGTTGGGATCGCCTACAATGCCCAGCGTGGTACCCAGTTTCGGAAATCCATTGGCGGTCAGATTCATAGAGCCATCTTCATTGCGCTGATAGACACCGCCATAGAAAGACGACAGTGCGTCGCCTACGTGTGCCACCGTACTCAGTGCCCCACCCGTGAAGGTGATAATTTCGGTACCGCCGAGGCTGGTTACACGGTTTTTGTTACGGCTCCAGTTCGCAAACACATTCCACTGGAAGTCATTCTTCTGGAGTACGTTCAGGTTGAAATCAACTTCCATCCCTTTGTTTTCCATACTTCCGGCATTCGTGTATTTCTGGCTGAAACCCGTTGAACCGGCTGCCGAAACCTGCAATAAAAGGTCACGAATCTGATTCTGGTAATACGTATAGCCGATGGTCAGTTTGTTTTTGAAAAGCCGAAGGTCGGCCCCGATTTCCCATTCCGTTTTGCGTTCCGGCAACAGGTTCGGGTCGCCCTGAGTAGCACTTTCGACATAAGCACCCCCATAGCCCGAGCTGGTCAGTGTAGTGCCCCAATCGGTAAACGAGGCCGCAATATATGGCGTGGTGTTCCGATACGGTTCGGGCTGGATACCTACGATACCATACGATGCCCGCAGCTTACCAAACGATACGGGTGTACCCCGGAAAACGGGCAATTGACTAAACTGCCAGGCCACATCCGCCGATGGATAGTAAAAGGTCGATTTTGACGCACTACCAAACGTTGA
This window of the Spirosoma aerolatum genome carries:
- a CDS encoding SusD/RagB family nutrient-binding outer membrane lipoprotein; protein product: MKLRYKAIFAVLIGLTSSACESLVSDMNQDPNNPTDASAEYIFTGTQVAHIASQEGMASRLTIVWTGYGFGAFQQFGTWGQYQITAANFDDDWNLFFTGTNKNAVRALDKANQLGNRVMAGITKIIQAHNISTATELWGDVPFTETANTTKYPNPRFETQAELIPKLIAQLNDGITDLESGIGTVGTKDLFFAGDLTKWKQVANTLKARLYTDLKQYNEAYTAALAGVSTYTNSMYSTHGTTASANENQNYSFLTNIRAGSITAEGSYNAELLNPAKTATYRGNAKTNETARFKFYYLENGVNAPGVIEPNTLTTTTNRGFFARDASFPLVTYQENILTLAEMALRSGKGFDAALAHLNTYRSFLNSGGYLHATYKVAGTYKYDPYVAADFAAGGIENKDGIAADKALLREILEERYVTFYGQHMGWNDERRTRAEGLGVKLKPNNGSQLPGRFIYSQNELNSNPNSPRSAPSLFESVTIFK
- a CDS encoding outer membrane beta-barrel protein, with the protein product MNSVENSGAGTYDQRIISEKELNLDVIGRASKDFGEHITSTLIVGFNINDRTSNLLGGTMNNFILEEAPANFANSIAANNYPFNTESHRRTARLYSTLNLGFFNQLFVNGSLASESGSTFGSASKSTFYYPSADVAWQFSQLPVFRGTPVSFGKLRASYGIVGIQPEPYRNTTPYIAASFTDWGTTLTSSGYGGAYVESATQGDPNLLPERKTEWEIGADLRLFKNKLTIGYTYYQNQIRDLLLQVSAAGSTGFSQKYTNAGSMENKGMEVDFNLNVLQKNDFQWNVFANWSRNKNRVTSLGGTEIITFTGGALSTVAHVGDALSSFYGGVYQRNEDGSMNLTANGFPKLGTTLGIVGDPNPDWRGGFGTNLSYKKLSLNVLFETFQGGDFYEGTRGVLVNFGTYADVGNEVTLSKDMYNYAGTLFKAGTTLRGNVKDYGGGPVLLDQSFYTSIGGHSGQLTEQFVRDGSWTRIREITLGYQLNSAGFRKKTKLESVSFAVTARNPVLWTKVVGIDPETNVSGVGNARGVDYFNNPSTKSLVVSLKINY